In one window of Drosophila innubila isolate TH190305 chromosome 2L unlocalized genomic scaffold, UK_Dinn_1.0 4_B_2L, whole genome shotgun sequence DNA:
- the LOC117794465 gene encoding CD109 antigen isoform X8, giving the protein MSRNLTICFCILQLGLFINATGLYTVIGPGTIRSNYKYNVAVSVHKGEVKSIIKVGITGPSYNETKQVDVEPKSTVNVEFDVPKLSSGDYNLTAAGIEGVIFENSTKLNYADNKPSIFIQTDKATYKPSDLVQYRVLILDANTRPAVIDKPITIVISDGAQNRIKQLLDVKLTKGVFAGELQLSEQPMLGMWNIAVSIADDGSETKSFEVAKYVLPKFQVVVESAKDIAKQDGVLKATIRAKYTYGKPVKGKATVSISPNYSYYSPSGNSLEQTKTVDVDGKGHVEFTLSDMELQSAYNPPLKVFAEVTEELTGNKQNASTTVNLHSQRYRLEAIDNSISYHPGKSFVYQVVVKNLDGSPVRDATKKAKLTLEPSHRYFHFDRTIQSDPDNESHVFEALLDEHGIATFNITLPVSTDRFFSVKGSYADATSQLGSLNKFQPAIESNDPLKIEVNTKMPKLGNSISIDVKSNEPIPYFIYTIVARGNIVKSEYVEVPENRKSHTIKFNPTFEMVPQASIYVYYVVNNELRFQERTLNFEKDFENSIEISAPLEAKPSQDVNIQVKTDPDSYVGLLGVDQSVLLLKSGNDLSRDDVFNSLNKYKTSTPWQQGYGRYPGDSSGLVTLTNADYPYNFDTFYDFTIPATENLLVSEETTLSNIADGDNISSNQNIHIRKEFPESWIFEYFEKDNADSGEFTLTRKIPDTITSWVVTGFSLSPNKGLALTENPSKIRVFQPFFVSTNLPYSVKRGEVIAVPVIIFNYLDKTLEAEVTMDNADKEFEFTEATNEVEEKSIDEIQRVKRITVPSNNGKSVSFMIRPKKVGSLTLKITATSPLAGDTIHQKLKVEPEGVTKFENRAVFINLQNQIEFSQELKVDIPAEAVPDSGFIEFSVVGDLLGPTIKNLDNLVRMPYGCGEQNMVNFVPNILVVKYLEVTNRKMPSVVSRAKKFLEVGYQRELTYKHDDGSYSAFGKSDPSGSTWLTAYVVRSFHQAAKYTNVDPKIIMEGLDFLASKQKENGEFPEVGKLFDNANHNALGLTSFVLIAFFENEEVISKYKENIDKALQYVAEEVDKTDDQYSMSIAAVALQLAKHPQAKKVLAKLQSLAKQEDGRTWWSKANSPSSESDRSVYWHPRSNDVEITSYVLMALLEEESAEASLPIIKWLIAQRNSNGGFSSTQDTVIGLQALTKFAFKTGSGTGNIDIDFTSSDGAGNDNKDTIQVKPDNSLVLQSHVLPKTTQKIDFTAKGQGSAMVQLSYRYNLAEKDKKPSFKVTPTVKDTPLQQLTLEICAEYVPLESNDPTKDSNMAVMEIALPSGFVGDLDSFGKIESIDRVKRIETKNSDSTVIVYFDSLTPGDVKCLPVEGIRAHSVAKQKPAAVSLYDYYETDRRATEYYQVKSSLCDICEGSDCGEGCKQDK; this is encoded by the exons ATGTCGcgtaatttaacaatttgcttttgtattcTTCAATTGGGGCTGTTCATAAATGCCACTGG TTTGTATACGGTAATCGGACCTGGCACTATACGCTCCAACTATAAGTATAATGTGGCAGTTTCTGTGCATAAAGGCGAAGTAAAGAGCATCATTAAAGTGGGCATTACTGGACCATCCTACAATGAGACAAAACAAGTGGATGTTGAGCCCAAATCGACGGTGAATGTTGAATTCGATGTGCCGAAATTATCAAGTGGCGATTACAATCTGACAGCGGCCGGTATTGAGGGCGTTATCTTTGAGAATTCAACGAAATTAAACTATGCCGATAACAAGCCATCGATTTTCATACAAACCGATAAGGCGACCTACAAGCCATCGGATCTTGTTCAATACCGAGTGCTTATTCTGGATGCAAATACACGACCGGCTGTTATCGATAAGCCAATAACGATTGTTATCAGTGATGGGGCCCAGAATCGTATTAAGCAATTGCTGGACGTTAAACTAACCAAGGGCGTCTTCGCCGGAGAACTTCAGTTATCGGAACAACCAATGCTGGGAATGTGGAATATCGCTGTCAGTATTGCCGATGATGGATCCGAGACAAAATCCTTTGAGGTAGCCAAATACGTGCTGCCCAAATTTCAAGTGGTCGTAGAATCCGCCAAAGATATTGCCAAACAGGATGGTGTCCTTAAGGCCACAATTCGGGCCAAGTACACATATGGAAAACCGGTGAAGGGCAAGGCAACTGTTTCCATTTCACCCAACTATAGTTACTACTCTCCAAGTGGCAATTCTCTTGAGCAGACGAAAACAGTCGATGTCGATGGCAAGGGACATGTTGAATTCACACTTTCCGATATGGAATTGCAGTCCGCATATAACCCACCTCTCAAAGTCTTTGCTGAAGTGACTGAAGAACTGACGGGCAATAAACAGAACGCATCCACTACTGTCAATCTGCACTCCCAACGCTACAGACTGGAAGCTATCGATAATAGCATCAGTTATCATCCGGGAAAATCGTTTGTCTATCAGGTTGTAGTAAAGAACTTGGATGGCTCACCTGTGCGAGATGCAACCAAGAAGGCAAAACTAACATTGGAGCCATCTCACAGATACTTTCACTTTGATAGAACTATTCAATCCGATCCAGACAACGAGTCACATGTGTTTGAAGCGCTCTTGGATGAGCATGGTATTGCCACATTCAATATTACTCTACCCGTTAGTACGGATCGGTTCTTCAGTGTTAAGGGATCCTACGCGGATGCCACCTCTCAACTGGGTTCCTTAAACAAATTCCAACCAGCTATCGAGTCAAATGACCCTTTGAAGATCGAAGTGAACACCAAAAT GCCCAAATTGGGAAATAGTATTTCCATTGATGTGAAATCAAACGAACCAATTCCTTACTTCATCTACACGATCGTCGCGCGTGGAAATATTGTGAAATCCGAGTATGTTGAAGTTCCCGAGAATCGCAAGAGCCATACCATTAAGTTTAACCCGACCTTTGAGATGGTGCCACAGGCCTCGATTTATGTGTACTATGTCGTCAACAACGAATTACGTTTCCAGGAGCGGAcgcttaattttgaaaaagatTTCGAAAACTCA ATTGAAATCTCTGCTCCTTTGGAGGCAAAACCAAGTCAAGACGTTAACATCCAGGTGAAAACCGATCCCGATTCGTATGTGGGTTTGCTTGGCGTCGATCAGAGTGTTCTATTGCTAAAGTCTGGCAACGATTTATCCCGCGATGATGTCTTTAACAGTCTTAACAAGTACAAGACATCCACACCCTGGCAGCAGGGATATGGTCGCTATCCAGGAGATTCTTCCGGCTTGGTGACACTCACAAACGCCGATTATCCTTATAATTTCG ATACATTCTATGACTTTACTATTCCTGCAACAGAAAATCTTCTAGTCTCGGAAGAAACAACCCTCTCTAATATTGCAGATGGAGATAACATCAGCTCTAACCAAAATATTCATATACGTAAAGAATTTCCCGAAAGCTggatttttgaatatttcgaGAAGGACAA TGCTGACTCCGGAGAATTTACTTTGACGAGAAAGATACCCGATACCATAACTTCATGGGTTGTGACTGGATTCTCTTTGAGTCCCAATAAGGGCTTGGCCCTAACAGAAAATCCAAGCAAGATTCGGGTATTTCAGCCCTTCTTCGTTTCCACCAATCTGCCTTATTCGGTGAAGCGAG gtGAGGTCATTGCCGTGCCCGTTATTATCTTCAACTACTTGGACAAGACGCTGGAGGCTGAAGTAACCATGGATAACGCAGACAAGGAGTTTGAATTCACCGAAGCCACCAATGAAGTTGAGGAAAAGTCCATAGATGAAATACAGCGAGTTAAAAGGATTACCGTTCCATCGAATAATGGAAAGAGTGTCTCCTTTATGATACGCCCCAAGAAGGTGGGGTCCTTAACTTTGAAGATTACAGCCACATCGCCGTTGGCGGGAGATACGATTCATCAAAAGTTGAAGGTCGAACCCGAGGGTGTTACGAAATTCGAGAACAgagctgttttcatcaatctTCAGAATCAGATCGAATTCAGTCAAGAACTGAAGGTGGATATTCCGGCCGAAGCGGTGCCCGATTCTGGTTTTATCGAGTTCTCTGTGGTTGGTGATCTTCTGGGACCCACAATCAAGAATCTGGACAATCTGGTGCGCATGCCCTACGGTTGTGGTGAACAGAACATGGTCAATTTTGTGCCAAATATTTTGGTGGTCAAATATTTGGAGGTGACTAACCGCAAGATGCCCAGTGTGGTGTCGAGAGCCAAGAAGTTCCTCGAAGTTGGTTATCAGCGTGAATTGACCTATAAACATGACGATGGCTCCTACAGTGCCTTTGGTAAATCGGATCCCTCCGGCAGCACTTGGTTGACTGCCTACGTTGTAAGGTCCTTCCATCAAGCTGCAAAATACACAAATGTCGATCCTAAGATAATAATGGAGGGCCTCGATTTCCTGGCCTCCAAGCAGAAGGAAAATGGCGAATTTCCCGAGGTGGGAAAACTCTTTGATAATGCCAATCACAATGCTCTTGGTCTTACATCCTTTGTGCTGATTGCGTTCTTTGAAAATGAG gAAGTAATATCGAAATACAAGGAAAACATCGACAAGGCTCTACAATATGTGGCCGAGGAGGTGGATAAAACAGACGATCAATATTCCATGTCgattgcagctgttgctctGCAGTTGGCCAAGCATCCACAGGCCAAGAAGGTGTTGGCCAAACTGCAGAGTCTTGCCAAGCAGGAAGATGGTCGCACCTGGTGGTCCAAGGCAAATTCGCCGTCCAGTGAATCGGATCGTTCAGTCTACTGGCATCCACGTAGTAATGATGTTGAGATTACATCTTATGTGCTGATGGCACTCCTGGAGGAGGAATCTGCCGAGGCATCGCTGCCGATCATCAAGTGGTTGATTGCCCAGCGTAATAGCAACGGTGGCTTCTCCTCCACACAGGATACGGTCATCGGTCTGCAAGCCTTGACCAAGTTCGCCTTTAAGACGGGTTCTGGCACTGGAAACATCGACATTGACTTTACATCCTCCGATGGCGCTGGCAATGACAACAAGGACACCATTCAAGTGAAACCTGACAACTCATTGGTCCTGCAGAGTCACGTACTGCCAAAGACAACACAAAAGATCGATTTTACCGCCAAGGGTCAAGGATCGGCAATGGTTCAACTGTCGTATCGCTACAATCTGGCTGAGAAGGACAAGAAGCCCAGCTTCAAGGTAACGCCCACTGTGAAGGACACTCCCCTGCAGCAGCTGACTCTTGAGATCTGTGCCGAATACGTGCCCCTAGAATCGAACGATCCAACCAAGGACTCCAACATGGCTGTCATGGAAATCGCTCTTCCCTCCGGGTTCGTTGGAGATTTAGATAGCTT